In the Grimontia kaedaensis genome, one interval contains:
- the nosP gene encoding nitric oxide-sensing protein NosP, whose amino-acid sequence MPALQPSAKHRAIFSAATYQLDATKAARELAMQLDDEDIGFVLFFCSAAYDLDALGREMNQAFSHCEVMGCTTAGELMPSGYAKSSISALGFSRRDFKVSGQRVSLDGFDLQSAQLCVSDLMDACQQDLKAPINTNTFVLTLIDGLSPNEERFLVTLDTALGRLPHFGGSAGDDVNLANTHVYSEGAFHSESAIVVMFNTHCPFEVFTTHHIESLDSKLVVTDADCTARRVHEFNAEPAAAVYAREAGISLEDLRPEIYALHPLAVLIGDQYYVRSIQKVNEDLSLDFYCAVDDGIVVTAMRPGDLFADMDAKLAAIQSRIGEPELTLACDCFLRRLEIEQKMMRDKAKMMFRRFNFVGFNTYGEQLNGIHMNQTLTGVMIGKPPAHPPKVSLAVERKAG is encoded by the coding sequence ATGCCAGCACTTCAACCTTCCGCAAAACACCGTGCGATATTCAGCGCGGCGACATACCAGCTAGACGCCACTAAAGCGGCGCGTGAGCTGGCGATGCAGCTTGATGATGAAGATATCGGCTTTGTGCTTTTCTTCTGCTCCGCCGCGTATGATTTGGATGCACTTGGCCGCGAGATGAATCAGGCATTTTCCCATTGCGAAGTGATGGGCTGCACCACGGCGGGCGAATTGATGCCGTCTGGCTATGCCAAAAGCAGCATCAGTGCGCTGGGCTTTTCGCGGCGTGACTTCAAGGTCAGCGGCCAGAGGGTCTCACTTGATGGCTTCGATCTTCAGTCCGCGCAGCTTTGTGTCAGTGATCTGATGGATGCCTGCCAGCAAGATCTCAAAGCGCCCATCAACACCAATACGTTTGTGCTAACCCTGATTGATGGCCTCTCACCAAACGAAGAGCGATTTCTGGTGACATTGGATACCGCTCTTGGCCGGTTACCGCATTTCGGTGGTTCAGCCGGCGACGATGTCAATCTCGCCAATACTCATGTCTATAGTGAAGGTGCGTTTCATAGTGAATCTGCCATCGTGGTCATGTTCAACACCCATTGCCCGTTCGAAGTCTTTACTACTCACCACATTGAAAGCCTTGATAGCAAGCTGGTGGTGACTGATGCTGATTGTACCGCGCGTCGGGTACACGAGTTCAATGCCGAACCTGCAGCGGCAGTGTATGCAAGAGAAGCGGGGATTTCGCTCGAAGATCTCCGTCCTGAAATCTATGCCCTTCATCCCCTTGCGGTGCTGATTGGTGATCAGTACTACGTCCGCTCTATTCAGAAAGTAAACGAAGATTTGAGCCTCGATTTTTACTGCGCAGTAGACGACGGGATTGTAGTGACCGCTATGCGTCCGGGCGATTTGTTTGCCGATATGGACGCCAAACTTGCTGCGATTCAGTCACGCATTGGTGAGCCTGAGCTCACGTTGGCTTGTGATTGCTTTCTCCGCCGCCTTGAAATCGAACAGAAGATGATGCGTGACAAAGCCAAAATGATGTTCCGACGATTCAACTTCGTCGGCTTCAACACCTATGGCGAACAGCTCAATGGCATACATATGAACCAGACGCTGACAGGGGTGATGATAGGTAAACCGCCCGCTCATCCGCCCAAAGTGTCGCTAGCAGTTGAGCGCAAGGCAGGGTGA
- a CDS encoding response regulator encodes MYKFLVADDHPLFRDALIAVIRGRFEECEILQSEDIERTLDVTEENPDLDLILLDLNMPGMAGLKGLLELRNQHPTIPVAIISAETNKQIILQTIAYGAVGFIAKSAPREKMREAFEQILDGHVYLPADIIRAEGESEGSHRRKEDPQFSPEMLHTLTRRQLLVLKSMAQGAANKQIAYDLNISETTVKSHVSAILKKLGVHNRIQAVVGVTNIDFDRYLKR; translated from the coding sequence ATGTACAAATTTCTCGTTGCAGACGACCACCCGCTGTTTCGCGATGCCTTAATTGCGGTGATACGCGGACGTTTCGAAGAGTGTGAAATCCTACAGTCTGAAGACATTGAACGTACACTGGATGTGACCGAAGAAAATCCTGATCTTGACCTTATCCTTCTCGATCTGAACATGCCTGGTATGGCTGGGTTGAAAGGCTTGTTAGAGCTTAGAAACCAACACCCCACGATTCCCGTTGCCATTATCTCTGCGGAAACCAACAAGCAAATCATTCTGCAAACCATCGCCTATGGCGCAGTCGGATTTATCGCCAAAAGTGCGCCGCGTGAAAAAATGCGGGAAGCGTTCGAACAGATTCTGGATGGACATGTGTATCTACCTGCCGATATCATCCGCGCGGAAGGTGAGAGTGAAGGGTCGCACCGGCGCAAAGAAGACCCACAATTTTCGCCAGAAATGCTCCATACCCTCACACGTCGCCAACTACTGGTGTTAAAGTCCATGGCGCAAGGCGCAGCCAATAAGCAGATTGCTTATGATCTGAATATCTCAGAAACCACAGTAAAATCACACGTCTCTGCGATATTGAAAAAGCTTGGTGTACACAACCGAATCCAGGCCGTAGTCGGAGTAACCAATATCGACTTTGACCGCTATCTGAAACGCTGA